From the Phyllopteryx taeniolatus isolate TA_2022b chromosome 16, UOR_Ptae_1.2, whole genome shotgun sequence genome, one window contains:
- the llgl1 gene encoding lethal(2) giant larvae protein homolog 1, translating to MMKFRFRRQGTDPQREKIKQELFAFNKTVEHGFPHQPSALAYDPELQLMAIGTKAGAVKVYGAPGVEFTGLHKDTTAVIQIHFLQGQGRLLSLLDDNTIHLWELTTTAPRQVGGVRREGVVILQEVGSYSLPGRPGIESCSTTRVTVLLLLRSCDLLCIATEGGGVFFLDLPNLTLKDSQTLLQDRVTQSLPEDYRCGKSLGPVESLQEHPRQAGKILIGYSRGLVVLWDVSSRQIDQFFLGKQQLESLVWECSGNLFVSSHSDGGYSVWTVADGNANNQQPVSSTIPYGPFPCKAINKILWRTTETGSPVLLYSGGMPRASYGDRHCLTIQQDKDHVTLDFTSRVIDFFTVHNVEQQKEFDDPSALVVLLEEELVVIDLQTPGWPSMPTPYLAPLHSSAITCSCHITSVPPKLWERLVNAGKAQQGHERAPRSWPICGGESLAPPPKQQELLLTGHEDGTVRFWDASGIALTPLYKLSTANVFHTDCDPCDEPQDPSDDPDMQQQEEEWPPFRKVGCFDPYSDDPRLGIQKISLCKYSNKLLVAGTAGQVIVLGLSDECSDHTVDVSVVDLLQDREGFTWKGHDRLEPRLKPAPFPAGFQPQVLVQCMPPASVTAVALHAEWNLIAFGTSHGFGLFDYHRRNAVLARCTLHPNDSLAMEGPLSRVKSLKKSLRQSFRRIRKSRVSGKKRTITAPTSKVQEANAALAEHEEMAPIQRRIEPRSADDSLSGVVRCLCFADTFLRDGTHHGPTLWAGTNSGSVYAYALEVPGVGSGRGSERGVAGETAACVEAVLGKEIQLMHRAPVVSICVLDGRAKPLPDPYEASQDLASAPDMSNPHSVLIASEEQLKVFSLPKVSAKTKFKLTAHEGCRVRKVALVSFSSTVQEDYSEHTLVCLTNMGDMHLFNIPGLRPQVRYDCIRKEDISGIASCVFTRNGQGFYLISPSEYERFSLSAKVFTEPLCSVTLARLASDGTTALPQANGTHKNQMGQAEGRAEEPPSSLSSPVSDTPLDSPLSCADTTLESTGELTVEDVRDFLTTVDEEENNLKNIQEEEGRPAGILIN from the exons TTATGGGGCGCCTGGTGTGGAGTTCACAGGACTACACAAGGACACTACCGCTGTCATACAAATCCACTTCCTGCAAGGACAG GGCCGCCTGTTGTCACTTCTAGATGACAATACCATTCACTTGTGGGAGCTGACTACCACAGCCCCCAGGCAGGTAGGAGGGGTTAGGAGAGAGGGTGTGGTCATTCTACAGGAAGTGGGCAGCTACAGCCTTCCAGGAAGACCAGGCATTGAGAGCTGCAG TACCACACGAGTGACTGTTCTCCTCCTGCTGAGGTCATGTGACCTGCTCTGCATAGCAACAGAGGGAGGGGGCGTGTTCTTCCTGGATTTGCCCAATCTGACACTTAAAGACAGCCAAACATTGCTCCAGGATCGAGTCACACAGAG CCTGCCAGAAGACTACAGATGTGGGAAATCATTAGGGCCTGTGGAATCTCTCCAGGAGCACCCTCGGCAAGCAGGGAAGATTCTAATTGGCTACAGCCGAGGCCTGGTGGTCCTGTGGGATGTGAGCAGCCGTCAGATAGACCAGTTCTTCCTTGGCAAGCAG CAGCTGGAGAGCCTGGTGTGGGAATGTTCGGGAAACTTATTTGTCAGTTCCCATAGCGATGGTGGCTACTCGGTGTGGACTGTTGCCGACGGCAACGCCAACAATCAGCAGCCGGTGTCCTCTACCATCCCATATG GTCCTTTTCCCTGCAAAGCTATCAACAAAATCCTATGGAGGACAACAGAGACGGG CTCACCAGTGTTGTTGTACAGTGGAGGGATGCCCAGAGCCAGCTATGGCGACCGGCACTGTCTGACCATTCAGCAGGACAAAGACCACGTCACCCTGGACTTCACTTCCAGGGTCATTGACTTCTTTACAGTCCACAATGTTGAGCAACAGAAAG AATTTGATGACCCATCGGCACTGGTGGTCTTGCTAGAAGAGGAGCTGGTTGTGATTGACCTCCAGACTCCTGGTTGGCCCTCTATGCCTACTCCGTACCTGGCTCCTCTCCACTCCTCAGCCATCACATGCTCGTGCCACATAACCAGCGTTCCTCCCAAACTGTGGGAAAGGCTGGTCAACGCTGGCAAAGCGCAGCAGGGCCACGAACGCGCACCCAGG AGCTGGCCCATATGTGGAGGGGAAAGCCTGGCCCCTCCCCCTAAACAACAAGAGCTGCTTTTGACAGG ACATGAGGATGGCACCGTGCGTTTCTGGGATGCTTCCGGGATTGCTCTCACACCGCTGTATAAACTGAGCACGGCCAACGTCTTCCACACAGATTGCGACCCCTGCGACGAGCCTCAGGACCCTAGTGATGACCCAGACatgcagcagcaggaggaggaatGGCCTCCCTTCAGGAAG gTAGGCTGTTTTGATCCTTACAGTGACGACCCCCGTCTGGGCATCCAGAAGATCAGCCTATGCAAGTATAGCAACAAGTTGCTGGTGGCAGGCACAGCTGGGCAG GTGATCGTGTTGGGTCTGAGCGACGAGTGCTCGGACCACACAGTGGACGTCTCCGTGGTGGATCTGCTGCAGGACAGGGAGGGCTTCACGTGGAAAGGCCACGACCGACTGGAGCCGCGCCTCAAACCCGCTCCTTTCCCAGCAGGCTTTCAGCCGCAGGTGCTGGTGCAGTGCATGCCGCCAGCCTCGGTCACAGCTGTGGCGCTGCACGCCGAGTGGAACCTCATTGCTTTCGGGACCAGTCATGGCTTTGGCCTCTTTGACTACCACAGGAGAAATGCCGTCTTGGCCAG ATGCACCTTACACCCTAATGACTCCCTGGCTATGGAGGGTCCTCTGTCAAGAGTCAAGTCCTTGAAAAAGTCTTTAAGGCAGAGCTTCAGACGTATCCGCAAGAGTCGAGTGTCTGGGAAGAAACGCACCATCACCGCACCCACCAGCAAG GTTCAAGAAGCCAACGCCGCCCTTGCTGAGCATGAGGAAATGGCTCCCATCCAGCGAAGGATTGAACCTCGATCAGCAGACGACTCGTTGTCGGGAGTTGTTCGATGTCTTTGCTTTGCCGACACCTTTCTGCGTGATG GCACACACCACGGACCCACGCTGTGGGCAGGCACCAACTCAGGCAGTGTGTACGCCTACGCTCTGGAGGTGCCCGGCGTGGGCTCGGGACGCGGTTCCGAGCGAGGGGTCGCGGGTGAGACCGCCGCTTGTGTGGAGGCAGTGTTGGGCAAAGAGATACAGCTGATGCACAGAGCACCCGTGGTGTCAATCTGCGTGCTGGATGGACGCGCCAAACCTCTACCTGACCCTTATGAAGCCTCACAGGACCTCGCCAGCGCTCCGGATATGTCCAATCCTCACTCTGTGCTCATCGCCTCAGAGGAACAACTCAAG GTGTTCTCTCTCCCTAAAGTAAGCGCCAAGACGAAGTTCAAGCTTACGGCTCACGAGGGCTGCCGGGTGAGGAAGGTTGCCCTGGTGAGCTTCAGCTCCACGGTTCAGGAAGACTACAGCGAGCACACGCTGGTGTGTCTCACCAACATGGGCGACATGCACCTCTTCAACATACCTGGCCTCAGACCACAG GTGCGTTATGACTGCATCCGTAAAGAGGACATCAGTGGAATTGCATCATGCGTCTTCACCAGAAATGGACAAG GATTCTACTTGATCTCCCCCTCAGAATATGAGAGGTTCTCCTTGTCTGCGAAGGTCTTCACTGAACCACTCTGCTCTGTCACACTGGCGCGACTGGCCAG CGATGGCACGACGGCGCTGCCGCAGGCCAACGGAACACACAAGAATCAGATGGGACAAGCTGAAG GGCGAGCTGAGGAGCCCCCCAGCTCCCTGTCCTCTCCCGTCTCAGACACGCCCCTGGACTCCCCTCTTAGCTGTGCTGACACCACTCTAGAATCGACCGGGGAGCTCACTGTGGAAGACGTCAGAGACTTCCTCAC CACCGTGGACGAGGAGGAGAACAACCTGAAAAACATCCAAGAGGAGGAAGGACGCCCTGCTGGCATCCTCATCAATTAA